Proteins from one Carassius gibelio isolate Cgi1373 ecotype wild population from Czech Republic chromosome A25, carGib1.2-hapl.c, whole genome shotgun sequence genomic window:
- the LOC127947218 gene encoding ammonium transporter Rh type C-like 2, protein MGNCMDGVCDRPKNTNIKLSLPAVCFVWQLSMIILFGVFVRYDEESDTHWVEHKQTHNITSDIENDFYFRYPSFQDVHVMIFVGFGFLMTFLKRYSFGAVGFNFLVAAFGIQWALLMQGWFHSLDYTDGKIKIGVENLINADFCVAGCLIAYGALLGKVSPVQLLVMTLFGVTLFAVEEYIILSVLHAKDAGGSMVIHTFGAYYGLSISWVLYRPNLDKSKHLNGSVYHSDVFAMIGTLFLWMFWPSFNSAIADHGDGQHRAAINTYLALASTVLTTVAMSSLFEKTGKLDMVHIQNSTLAGGVAVGTAAEFMLSPYGSLIVGFFCGIISTMGYIHLSPFLEEKLKIQDTCGIHNLHAMPGVMGGIVGAISAAAATTTVYGEHGLQNTFDFTGDFKNRVPTIQGGYQAAGLCVALCFGIGGGILVGLVLKLPIWGDPADENCYDDEIYWEVPEDEESIPPILAYNNHMIPDKHADMRETNFVEQR, encoded by the exons ATGGGCAACTGCATGGACGGCGTCTGCGACCGCCCGAAGAACACTAACATTAAATTGAGTTTACCTGCCGTGTGTTTCGTCTGGCAGCTGTCTATGATCATTCTTTTTGGGGTGTTTGTGCGGTATGATGAAGAGTCAGATACTCACTGGGTTgagcacaaacagacacacaataTCACAAGTGATATCGAGAATGACTTCTACTTCAGATATCCAA GTTTTCAGGATGTTCATGTCATGATCTTCGTGGGCTTTGGCTTTCTCATGACCTTCCTGAAGCGCTACAGCTTTGGTGCTGTGGGATTCAACTTCCTGGTTGCGGCTTTCGGCATCCAGTGGGCTCTTCTGATGCAAGGCTGGTTCCATTCTCTGGACTACACTGATGGAAAGATCAAGATCGGTGTAGAAAA CTTGATCAATGCAGATTTCTGTGTGGCGGGTTGTCTGATCGCTTACGGGGCTCTTCTGGGGAAGGTCAGTCCTGTTCAGCTGTTGGTGATGACGCTGTTTGGCGTCACGCTGTTCGCTGTGGAAGAGTACATCATCCTGTCTGTCCTCCAT GCCAAAGATGCCGGTGGCTCCATGGTGATCCACACTTTTGGAGCTTATTATGGGCTGTCAATTTCATGGGTTTTGTATCGGCCTAATTTGGATAAGAGCAAACATTTGAACGGGTCTGTCTACCACTCAGACGTGTTCGCCATGATTG GCACCCTCTTCCTGTGGATGTTCTGGCCAAGTTTTAACTCTGCCATTGCTGATCATGGAGACGGTCAGCACAGAGCTGCCATCAACACATATCTGGCCTTGGCCTCCACCGTTCTCACTACAGTCGCCATGTCCAGCCTGTTTGAGAAAACAGGGAAACTAGACATG GTTCACATCCAGAATTCCACGCTGGCAGGCGGAGTTGCTGTAGGAACAGCAGCTGAGTTTATGCTTTCACCATACGGATCTTTGATTGTGGGCTTCTTCTGTGGCATCATATCTACCATGGGTTACATTCATTTATCG CCGTTCTTGGAAGAGAAACTGAAGATTCAAGACACCTGTGGCATCCATAACCTGCACGCTATGCCAGGGGTCATGGGAGGAATTGTGGGTGCCATCTCAGCCGCTGCTGCCACCACCACGGTTTATGGAGAACATGG GTTGCAGAATACGTTTGACTTCACGGGGGATTTTAAAAACCGTGTGCCTACTATCCAGGGAGGATATCAGGCAGCAGGGCTGTGTGTGGCTTTGTGTTTTGGAATCGGAGGTGGCATACTGGTTG GCCTGGTTCTGAAGCTGCCCATCTGGGGCGATCCTGCAGATGAAAACTGCTACGATGATGAGATCTACTGGGAG GTTCCTGAGGATGAAGAAAGCATTCCTCCCATCCTGGCCTACAATAACCACATGATCCCAGACAAACATGCAGACAT GAGAGAGACAAACTTCGTGGAGCAGCGTTAA